A stretch of Vigna angularis cultivar LongXiaoDou No.4 chromosome 4, ASM1680809v1, whole genome shotgun sequence DNA encodes these proteins:
- the LOC108341849 gene encoding protein DCL homolog, chloroplastic yields MALPSLLPKTAPHLLPLTNPFSSSSSPSTLILPFRFHFFSHLPPLSLLKAASSAGDSLRSKPLMSQRRGILEEHGSQAFEEDDDDKWIDWEDQILEDTVPLVGFVRMILHSGQYESGDRLSEEHEKTIIEKLLPFHPEFEQKIGCGVDYITIGYHPDFERSRCLFIVRQDGQVVDFSYWKCIKGLIRKNYPLYADTFILRHFRKKSRNL; encoded by the exons ATGGCTTTGCCTTCTTTACTACCCAAAACGGCACCGCATCTTCTTCCCCTCACAAACcccttctcttcctcttcctctcccTCTACTCTCATCTTACCTTTCCGCTTCCACTTTTTCTCTCACCTTCCTCCTCTCTCTCTCCTCAAAGCCGCTTCCTCCGCCGGCGATAGTTTGCGCAGCAAGCCCCTCATGTCCCAGAGAAGGGGGATTTTGGAGGAACACGGCAGCCAAGCCTTTGAGGAAGACGACGACGACAAATGGATTGACTGGGAGGACCAGATTTTGGAGGACACCGTTCCTCTCGTTGGTTTCGTCAGGATGATTCTCCATTCTGGACA ATATGAAAGTGGAGATAGACTAAGTGAAGAGCATGAGAAAACCATTATTGAGAAGCTGCTTCCCTTTCATCCAGAATTTGAGCAAAAGATCGGATGTGGAGTTGATTATATCACG ATTGGATATCATCCTGATTTTGAACGCTCAAGGTGTTTGTTCATTGTTCGACAAGATGGTCAAGTGGTTGATTTTTCATATTGGAAATGTATAAAGGGCTTGATCAGAAAGAACTATCCTTTATATGCAGACACTTTCATTCTCAGACATTTCAGGAAGAAAAGTCGTAATTTGTGA